Proteins encoded together in one Falco peregrinus isolate bFalPer1 chromosome 2, bFalPer1.pri, whole genome shotgun sequence window:
- the LOC129783793 gene encoding uncharacterized protein LOC129783793 produces the protein MPPSRSKTRHKKSGEEKVLCCDKKENSPGDSKIYCGRRREGKRGQLKKGKESLPEQDDTPEKDPLKSQRLVMLQGSKENGHKNLFQGKRAYKRNDKRESGLGRKHGEQLVSKLQGKKGKACKQQEMTPGQESEDSSDKEEKGTTNSKKHSFKKKCGKRLAVSEKVTESESVKSIAVQSVEGSFQKHDSPQKAHNARSREKHNENHGFEEASEQKSGSQSQGSVAQGKGVRTGKREAGKHTRIIVTESAEENILETSGDSCSNSSSEGHWTHKKSTKETVAESTASSEETSSSSEEDGISEEEAMLEDPSVADGKGYKELLDGSNEASVETEREQVTTDGRNESEDEGTNFAGLEAEEKMKKQDDMPRQLKSILAESSEEDDDVNISGFQLKSLKNREDGNNEVGKENILENYKVQDASKDTHDNSDSNGENSTEESIYKGKENATNQPLRSAVKAKLLVRLSKVLQGTEQEEKVNSEGSALEGSPLLSKQQMILKEKSGRCEMAEQGKVVGHTQRDSSSHCSKQKLAAMILTKKHGFRNQL, from the exons ATGCCTCCTTCCCGATCCAAGACTCGGCACAAaaagtctggagaagagaaagtgcTGTGTtgtgacaaaaaggaaaactccCCAGGGGATTCAAAGATCTACTGTGGGAGACGGCGGGAAGGTAAGAGAGGCCAGCTGAAGAAGGGTAAAGAGTCATTGCCTGAACAAGATGACACACCTGAAAAAGACCCCTTAAAAAGCCAGAGACTGGTGATGCTTCAGGGAAGCAAGGAAAATGGCcacaaaaatttatttcagggaaaaagagCCTACAAGAGAAATGATAAAAGAGAATCTGGTTTGGGGAGAAAACATGGAGAACAGTTAGTGTCCaagctgcaggggaaaaaaggaaaggccTGCAAGCAGCAGGAAATGACACCAGGACAAGAAAGTGAGGACAGTAGTGataaggaggaaaaaggcaccacaaacagcaagaaacacagttttaaaaagaagtgtgGAAAGCGTCTTGCTGTTAGTGAAAAAGTCACAGAGTCAGAGTCTGTGAAGTCAATCGCAGTGCAAAGTGTTGAAGGCTCTTTTCAGAAACATGACTCACCACAGAAGGCACACAATGCCAGGTCTAGGGAGAAGCACAATGAGAATCATGGCTTTGAGGAAGCTTCTGAGCAGAAGTCAGGTTCTCAATCCCAAGGCAGTGTGGCACAGGGGAAAGGTGTGAGAACTGGGAAAAGGGAAGCTGGAAAACATACCAGGATTATTGTCACTGAaagtgcagaagaaaatatCCTGGAAACCTCAGGTGACTCCTGCTCTAACTCCAGCAGTGAAGGCCATTGGACCcacaaaaaaagtacaaaagagACTGTAGCTGAAAGCACTGCAAGTAGTGAAGAAACAAGTAGTTCTTCAGAGGAAGATGGCATCAGTGAGGAAGAAGCCATGCTGGAAGATCCTTCTGTGGCTGACGGAAAAGGCTACAAGGAACTGCTTGATGGAAGCAATGAAGCATCTGTGGAAACTGAAAGGGAGCAGGTGACCACAGATGGAAGGAATGAATCTGAGGATGAAGGCACTAACTTTGCAGGAttggaggcagaggagaaaatgaagaagcAAGATGACATGCCAAGACAACTGAAATCTATTCTAGCTGAGAGCAGTGAGGAAGATGATGATGTAAACATTTCAGGATTCCAACTCAAAAGTCTTAAAAATAGAGAAGATGGCAATAATGAAGTAGGCaaggaaaatatattagaaaattaCAAAGTTCAAGATGCATCAAAAGATACACATGATAATTCTGACAGCAATGGGGAGAACAGCACTGAAGAGAGCATTtacaaaggcaaagaaaatgcaacaaacCAACCACTGCGTAGTGCTGTGAAAGCAAAACTCCTCGTTCGCCTTAGCAAAGTACTTCAGGGAACTGAACAGGAAGAGAAGGTGAACAGTGAAGGCAGTGCACTGGAAGGTAGCCCTTTGCTCTCCAAGCAGCAGATGATATTGAAAGAGAAATCTGGGAGGTGTGAGATGGCAGAACAAGGTAAAGTGGTGGGACATACACAGAGAGACAGTTCATCACATTGCAGCAAGCAGAAGTTAGCAGCGATGATACTTACAAAGAAAC ATGGCTTTAGAAACCAACTCTGA